From the Cucumis sativus cultivar 9930 chromosome 5, Cucumber_9930_V3, whole genome shotgun sequence genome, the window gataaaaatacacccttagttaattaataatgtaCATTTTAAAGGGTATCCAAACCTTATCCAtgaatctaaatgatcttttaatttcatataataatcattgttttcttaaattcaaCAAGTGGGTTAGAAAtgttccaatttttatttttaattttttatttatcaaacaagCTTTTATAAAGACTATGATCTCGTGTTATACTCAATCTTGTCAATATTATTGAAGGAtatatgatttgtttttttcttaaaacttattcttataatttaataacaatttctgtatttttttgttattatttggttAGCATGGTCATGTGGTCTTGTCCACATCACAAAGGGACCCCTTTAACTATTGATGTAGGATCATCCAACAATCTCTTTCTTCAACATCAGCCTGTATCTCTAGGCCTCACCTATTTGTTATtactcaaattttgatatgacTTCTTAATGCCATTGAAGGTGTACCTAAAGGtctctctctcaaatttaTACACCAACATTATCCTCTACTCatctcataaattaaatgaacCAACTCTCCAACTTTCAACAACTTGTGAGGAGAACAAATAAGTCTAAAGTacaaatgaaagaacaaaaacattattattgttaggaaaacaaatcttatttttgtgctataaaaaaacaaattttggttattaatCGAAATTTGGTCAATGAACTCCCATATTCAAAAATAGTACCGTAGATGAATTCTAAGTTAAATTCTAAggtaaaataataagattttaaaagctactttgcttttaattttcaacatttgacttgatttattaaattgttgtaACCAGTAgatgacaaataaaaagaaaaaaatgaaaatagaggTGAAAAAGTAGTGTCTATAATGATTAGCAAAGAGGATATTAATTGTTgaatctttaaaaacaaaatcaatatggtccattttctcatttttgtttaacaaGTGGATAAGGCATCTTAGagtatatatatctaaaataatgttgaCTTTGGCGTATAGGTATGTACTTTAGGGACtactttcatttattatgAATCTTTTTTAAAGGTAGTATCAGTACCACTATTCTTTAAGAACCCATAGAGTAgcattattattaaagaataTAATCTATGGTGTGAAGTCTGAAAAAGCATTAAAGAAACTGGATAGTAATATTTCCACAGGAGTCATGTACTAAAGTTTTGTGGAAAGAGATAAatacaaagagagagagagagagagagaaattaggtatttaattaataaatgtatGGTCTTCTCAAACGTGGTAGGTTAATaggaagattttttttccaacaagTTAGGGGGGATGTATATTATTCCAAATTGTGATATGTGGAGGAGATTTGATAGTGTATAACAAAAGGATGAGTTTCTTCTACTCATTTCAAAACTCTATTAGGtttatttaataatgataTGTGTTTTGAGAATACAtgataacaaaaattatctatgaagaaaattttagtGTGTAAACTATGAAAAGATATATACTCACATAGTcctacaatttttattatattttgaaagaagttGTTGACTTCTAAACAAcgtataaaactataaaatttgacTAGTTCTCACCTTATAAACTTGGTGAAATTATGAAGTTTGATGAATTGTGAACTTTGAATCTAATTTAATGagctaataaaatataaaatcataaCTTAATCGAGAGTAATGCTCAAATGGTGAAGTTAATTAgcaaaagtttgattttctaCTCTACATTTTCCTTTGataaaaaagtagtaaaaagattctaaaatcaaaatgatattaaaaaaggaaaaataataatagcatGATTTAGTAGAAAGCAAAAGAGTAGAGAGAGTTGAAGtaaaaacatatatgaaaaaagGAAGTTTACCTGAAAGTAGGAGTATGTTGGACCTGCCTTTTACTGGCGCCGGCACCGTAACCGGGGTAACTCTGCAATTCCACCTCATAAAGCTCATTCGGGCTTGCCGGAAGCTCAAGCTTCCGGTTACGAAACGCGGTGACCGGCACCCGAATCAAGTCCTTAGCCGGACTCCGAGATTTTCTAACCTTATGCCTGTAAATAGGGGTTCCCAAATAGAAGATGAAGAGGGAAAAGAGAAGGCCAACAGTCGGAATCCCGTAGCCAAGGCCCCATCCGATATTTTCTTGGACGTAGACGAGGCCGAGAGTGGCGAAAAGAGCGCCCAAGAATGAGCTGAACATCCACCAGTTGAAGAAGGAGACTTTCATCTGCTTCTCGGTTGGGTTGAAGTCATCGAATTGGTCAGCACCGAAGGTAGAGATGTTCGGTTTCGTGCCTCCAGCACCAAGGGCGATGGTGTAGAGAGATACGTAGAAGAAGGTTATTTGTGAAGGTGTGGCTTTGCTGCATACGCCATTGTTGCACGTTGGTTTTAAGGTTTTTACTGATACTGCCATTGTTAGAAACACCATTCCCTGTTGTTAcccaaaagaagaagaaaatattggtcAACCTactaagaaaatttgttttttaaaaacaaataattcataTATCTACCATGATTCGAccttcacaaaataaaaatcaccCCAATGAAATCTGGGTATGATTTGGGTGCTTGAATACTTTAATAGGttcaaatacaataattttctttttttacgtAACCCTTGTGAAAAAGTTACCAACTtctaatctcaaattttatatttgtaaccATTTAACTTTTGTTCTAGTAAGTaagttttctaattattttagatctGTTTGATCATAATGATTtggtatttttgtttctttgtttgttttttttttttttaaattaaacctaCAAACATCCCTTCTACCCattaaattctttattttgttatctattttttaccCATATTTTCAACCAGAAGtgaagattttaaaaactaaaagaagcAAACTATTTATGTGTAGactgttttaattttttgtttttgaatttggttaaaaaatttaataatgagatgaattaaacttaattttcaaaaacaaaaatgaaatgctTAATCTTTCTACTTTCATTCTATTAACAATTTGATTCTTAAaccaaattttggaaatatataAAGACTAAActgatataaaattaaaattgactgAATTATTGCTTTCATAAAAGGTGAGTCCCAGCAGCCTTTAGCTTTGTGGCAACATGAAGATGGAGACTTTATATAACTGaatattatgttaatttttttaatattgcaCAAATAATTGGTTGGTATCATGGTGTTAATTTCTGTTTAATTAGTGGACCATATACCATTATAGCATTACCACAATTTATGGATGATAGAGGGAGGTAGAGAATATTATAATGCTCTTCAGAATTATATATTCAAGAACAACTatatgaaaatgattaaaacATGGAAGAAAACCATATTAATTTACTAAAGAAATCCAAGTGGGGTTTGTGGTAGAATATGAAGAACAAGTGAGATaagttatataaatatatatacacacttttcttttttgtcacTCAGCATAGTAGGAGAATATGCATAGATAAACCCAAAGTCAAAATCTTAGTTGGGATTCGATAATcattatgtttatatatatagttttcgTTAGAAAACTAAGCTTATTTTGATATCTCCTCGTGATTTATACAACAATCGTGTacaacaaagagaaaaagaacaactttttaaaagcaAACAATTAAGGAGAAGGAGGGACTGTATATTCAATATGAGGCctattacttttaattttcgtCCATGAGTTAGGCTGGTGGGTTattaaagtcattttctttttttgatttttataacatttttcttcgcttgtacaaaattaaagatttataGATGATCATTCGAGTCAATTAACCCCGTCATGCCCAACAGAAGTTCATTCGTTATTTGTTTCGCCTTCACCCTCCATGCACAAACTTTAAGCAAGATCGACCCACCAACTATGGTCACACCTGAGGTGTGACTAACGTAgctatttcttctcttctctatttttgttcttaGGATAAACATTATAGGAAGTTAGACGATAGATTTTCGCTTTGGTATCAtgtaaaatcaaatgaaagaagaagagagagaaaaaaagagaaaaggggtTCAGAGGTTTACCATGACATAGATGAGAGAGGAAAAGGTGAAAGTCCAGAAACGACCAAGGAAAGAATCAGCGATGTAAGCACCAAAGATGGGAGTTAGCCAAACGGATCCTGACcaattatttacatttctaACCGAAGAAACCGTGTCTTCATGAAGTTGAGTTGTCAAATAATTCACTAAATTCGAAGCTATACCATAAAATGCCATCCTTTCAAACGCTTCATATCCTGAAAAAGAATATGCCAATTGGTTCacaaaagagaataatttCGCTCACAATAGGAGCACTGCCTCCcaaagattaattaataagaGAAACCAATAGATGAGTTATCGTAAAAATACACGTACCTACAAGAAAAGCACAAGCTTTCCATTTGCCAGTCTTGGAAGCAAGAACGGGCTGGCCACGAAGATCCACAGTGCCATCTTGGGTTAGATCTTTAGTCTCCATTAGAGAAACTAGCTCACAACTCAAGAGAGTTagtttttgagaaatttaaggaagaaggaaaagaaaagaaggaagttGTTGAAGGTGCTCTCAATgatatgtaaagaaaaaaaaggctaTAAATAAGCTAGCAagaacataataataaataaggtACTACaggaatatatatacacacgtATTGGGAGTAGTTGAGAACTATGCGTGTTCGTGAGGAGATTGTTATTAGTGGTGTAGTTTGGTTTATGTGGAATTAGAATCTTAGGGACCCCTTTGCAAAACTTGACTCAAAAATGTGTGGGGCTAAATTATTAAACCGACTTTTGTTTAGTCCATATAGATATAGTtcaataaataacaaaattataaattagcATTTCAAAAGTCGATGATTTGATACTTTTATCTAGTGTTGTtcgagaaagaaaaaaccatttttCCCATCTTAGCGGACTAAAT encodes:
- the LOC101211524 gene encoding protein NRT1/ PTR FAMILY 5.1, which encodes METKDLTQDGTVDLRGQPVLASKTGKWKACAFLVGYEAFERMAFYGIASNLVNYLTTQLHEDTVSSVRNVNNWSGSVWLTPIFGAYIADSFLGRFWTFTFSSLIYVMGMVFLTMAVSVKTLKPTCNNGVCSKATPSQITFFYVSLYTIALGAGGTKPNISTFGADQFDDFNPTEKQMKVSFFNWWMFSSFLGALFATLGLVYVQENIGWGLGYGIPTVGLLFSLFIFYLGTPIYRHKVRKSRSPAKDLIRVPVTAFRNRKLELPASPNELYEVELQSYPGYGAGASKRQVQHTPTFRFLDKAAIKDGTNSSRPSCTVTQVEGTKLVLGMIIIWLATLVPSTIWAQINTLFVKQGTTLNRTLSHGFQIPAASLGSFVTLSMLISVPMYDRYFVPFMRQKTGNPRGITLLQRLGIGFVIQIIAIAIAYAVEVRRMHVIRTNHIVQPKEVVPMSILWLLPQYILLGIADVFNAIGLLEFFYDQSPEHMQSLGTTFFTSGIGVGNFLNSFLVTVVDKVTGENSGKSWIGNNLNDSHLDYYYGFLLVISTINLGLFLWVSSMYIYKKEAIDEVKDGMETKGLDTSPLGLQV